A genome region from Alphaproteobacteria bacterium includes the following:
- a CDS encoding acyl--CoA ligase: MRSDLDRKYDEVLAEVTAPDGRIQIGRDEAGRAIITNLPPTLPMLFDAFSMLNGAVEAVVAGEERITFAELNAQATALARVLAGSWNVAKGDRVAIAMRNCPAWIAAYMAVLKAGGIATLINGWWQGDEMRHALELSEPELIIADEPRAKRLAAGGCTIPTIALPVERPLGDALAPLLVRAMEADLPEVSEGDDATILFTSGSTGLAKGAVSTHRAVTTAVYTYAIGLATLLGIKEREGETPAYPPKTLVNVPLFHVTGEVPVLLNSFVIGRTMVLMPKWDAGEALRLIEKEKVTYFVGVPTMSLELMQHPDRGRYDLSSLTDIAAGGAPRPVAHVKRLEESFATAQPALGYGLTETNAIGCSNFWSNYHEKPASTGRPHQPTIEMAILGDGDRHLPPGERGEIAIRSAANIRGYWRDEAATRAAFTADGYLRTGDIGYLDEDNYLFIVDRKKDIIIRGGENISAAEVEAAIYASPEVGEAAVFGVADDRLGEVPVAIVYGEKHDIDADALLGHLSAHLAQFKLPAAIHVSREPLPKLGTGKIDKVSLRRRFAAALEGEAR, encoded by the coding sequence ATGCGTAGCGATCTCGACCGCAAATATGACGAGGTCCTGGCCGAGGTCACCGCGCCGGACGGGCGAATCCAGATCGGCAGGGACGAGGCCGGCCGCGCGATCATCACCAACCTGCCGCCGACCCTGCCGATGCTGTTCGACGCCTTTTCGATGCTCAACGGCGCGGTCGAGGCGGTCGTCGCGGGCGAGGAGCGGATCACCTTCGCGGAGCTGAATGCGCAGGCGACCGCGCTTGCCAGGGTGCTGGCCGGGAGCTGGAACGTCGCCAAGGGGGACCGCGTGGCCATCGCCATGCGCAACTGCCCGGCATGGATCGCGGCCTATATGGCGGTGCTCAAGGCGGGCGGAATCGCGACCCTGATCAACGGCTGGTGGCAGGGCGACGAGATGCGCCATGCCCTGGAGCTTTCAGAGCCGGAGCTGATCATCGCCGACGAGCCGCGGGCCAAGCGGCTCGCGGCCGGAGGGTGCACGATCCCGACGATCGCCCTTCCCGTCGAACGGCCGCTCGGCGACGCGCTCGCGCCGCTCCTCGTTCGGGCCATGGAAGCGGATCTGCCCGAGGTTTCGGAGGGCGACGACGCGACGATCCTGTTCACCTCGGGCTCGACCGGCCTCGCCAAGGGCGCCGTCTCGACTCACCGCGCCGTGACAACCGCTGTCTATACCTATGCGATCGGCCTCGCGACCCTGCTGGGGATCAAGGAACGCGAAGGAGAGACGCCCGCATATCCGCCCAAGACCCTGGTCAACGTGCCGCTGTTCCACGTCACCGGCGAGGTGCCGGTGCTGCTCAACAGCTTCGTCATCGGCCGGACGATGGTGCTGATGCCCAAGTGGGATGCGGGCGAGGCGCTGCGGCTGATCGAGAAGGAGAAGGTCACCTATTTCGTCGGCGTGCCGACGATGAGCCTGGAGCTGATGCAGCATCCGGACCGGGGCAGATACGATCTGTCGTCGCTGACCGACATCGCCGCCGGCGGGGCGCCGCGACCGGTGGCGCACGTCAAGCGGCTCGAGGAAAGCTTCGCCACGGCCCAGCCGGCGCTCGGCTACGGCCTCACCGAGACCAACGCGATCGGCTGCAGCAACTTCTGGTCCAACTATCACGAAAAGCCGGCCTCGACCGGGCGGCCGCATCAGCCGACCATCGAGATGGCGATATTGGGCGACGGGGATCGCCATCTGCCGCCCGGCGAGCGCGGCGAGATCGCGATCCGATCGGCGGCGAACATCCGCGGCTATTGGCGCGACGAGGCGGCGACCCGCGCCGCCTTCACCGCGGACGGCTATCTGAGGACCGGCGATATCGGCTATCTCGACGAGGACAATTACCTGTTCATCGTCGACCGCAAGAAGGACATCATCATCCGCGGCGGCGAGAATATCAGCGCGGCGGAGGTCGAAGCGGCCATTTACGCGAGTCCCGAGGTCGGCGAGGCGGCGGTGTTCGGAGTCGCCGACGATCGGCTGGGGGAAGTGCCCGTTGCGATCGTCTACGGCGAGAAGCACGATATCGACGCCGATGCGCTGCTCGGTCACTTGAGCGCCCATCTCGCCCAGTTCAAACTGCCGGCCGCGATCCACGTTTCGCGCGAGCCCCTGCCCAAGCTCGGCACCGGCAAGATCGACAAGGTTTCGCTGCGCCGGCGATTCGCCGCAGCGCTTGAAGGAGAAGCCCGATGA
- a CDS encoding prolipoprotein diacylglyceryl transferase yields MGEALIDAFTSLLATTTNAISYSDLGLHPIAFNIGPLPIRWYSLAYLTGIVVGWWYLLRMLRAPGAPMARRHADDLVFYATLGVILGGRLGYVLFYKPYDYFQNPMEIVRLWDGGMSFHGGVIGVSLGIFYLAWRNKLDWLRLHDYVACAVPPGLFFGRLANFVNGELWGAPTSLPWGIIFPYAGPMPRHPSQLYEAALEGLLLFLILCFMFWKTRARYQPGKLVGAFILVYGVSRFLIEFVREPDQHLVAFAQQTHLHMGQWLSLPMILGGVYLVLTANRRADRVSPVPADEPAPA; encoded by the coding sequence ATGGGGGAAGCCTTGATCGACGCCTTTACCAGCCTGCTGGCCACGACGACCAACGCGATCAGCTACAGCGATCTCGGCCTTCACCCGATCGCCTTCAACATCGGCCCGTTGCCGATCCGCTGGTACAGCCTCGCATATCTGACGGGCATCGTCGTCGGCTGGTGGTATCTGCTTCGGATGCTGCGCGCGCCCGGCGCCCCGATGGCCCGTCGCCACGCCGACGATCTGGTGTTCTATGCCACCTTGGGAGTGATCCTGGGGGGCCGGCTCGGCTACGTCCTGTTCTACAAGCCGTACGACTATTTCCAGAACCCGATGGAGATCGTCCGCCTGTGGGATGGCGGCATGTCGTTCCACGGCGGAGTGATCGGAGTCAGCCTCGGCATCTTCTATCTGGCGTGGCGCAACAAGCTCGATTGGCTGCGTCTCCACGATTACGTCGCCTGCGCCGTCCCTCCCGGCCTGTTCTTCGGTCGCCTCGCCAATTTCGTGAACGGCGAGCTTTGGGGCGCGCCGACCAGCCTGCCCTGGGGAATCATCTTCCCTTATGCCGGCCCGATGCCGCGCCATCCGAGCCAGCTCTACGAGGCTGCGCTCGAGGGGCTGCTCCTGTTCCTGATCCTCTGCTTCATGTTCTGGAAGACTAGGGCGCGCTACCAGCCGGGCAAGCTCGTCGGCGCCTTCATCCTCGTCTACGGAGTCAGCCGCTTCCTGATCGAGTTCGTTCGCGAGCCCGATCAGCATTTGGTCGCCTTCGCCCAGCAGACCCACCTCCACATGGGCCAGTGGCTCTCGTTGCCGATGATCCTCGGCGGAGTCTATCTCGTCCTCACCGCGAACCGCCGCGCCGATCGCGTGAGCCCCGTCCCCGCCGATGAACCCGCTCCCGCCTGA
- a CDS encoding class I SAM-dependent methyltransferase — protein MNPLPPEERLRARIAAEGPVSVADYMAEANAHYYATRDPLGAEGDFVTAPEISQMFGELIGVWLGDLWQRAGRPAAARYVELGPGRGTLATDALRAMRGAGLAPPVELVETSPVLRALQAEQLPARWHDDLSTLPLGGPLLIVANEFFDALPVSQFEGARELRVGVEAGRFVRDGAVETETSPPSLAMVAELARRLATQGGAMLILDYGHDRPGTGDTLQAVSGHAFADPFEAPGSRDLTAHVDFHALAAAARAEGVRIFGPAPQGVWLNAMGIKMRAAALAKAAPERSAEIAAARERLTAPDQMGRLFKAMALVAPGWPQPAGF, from the coding sequence ATGAACCCGCTCCCGCCTGAGGAGCGGCTTCGCGCCAGGATCGCGGCCGAGGGACCGGTCAGCGTCGCCGACTATATGGCCGAGGCGAACGCCCATTATTACGCCACCCGCGACCCTCTCGGCGCGGAGGGCGACTTCGTCACCGCGCCGGAGATCAGCCAGATGTTCGGCGAGCTGATCGGCGTCTGGCTCGGCGACTTGTGGCAGCGCGCCGGGCGCCCCGCAGCCGCGCGTTACGTCGAGCTCGGTCCCGGCCGCGGCACCTTGGCGACTGATGCGCTGCGGGCGATGCGCGGCGCGGGGCTCGCCCCACCCGTCGAGTTGGTCGAGACCAGCCCCGTGCTTCGCGCGCTCCAGGCCGAGCAGCTTCCGGCGCGGTGGCACGACGATCTATCAACTTTGCCGCTCGGCGGCCCGCTGCTGATCGTCGCCAACGAATTTTTCGACGCCCTTCCGGTCAGCCAGTTCGAGGGCGCGCGCGAGCTTCGCGTCGGAGTCGAAGCGGGCCGCTTCGTCCGCGACGGAGCGGTCGAGACCGAAACGTCGCCGCCGTCGCTGGCGATGGTGGCGGAGCTCGCCCGGCGGCTTGCCACGCAAGGAGGCGCGATGCTGATCCTCGATTACGGCCACGATCGGCCGGGCACCGGCGACACGCTTCAGGCGGTGTCCGGCCATGCCTTCGCCGATCCGTTCGAGGCCCCGGGCAGCCGCGACCTCACCGCCCATGTCGATTTCCACGCGCTCGCCGCCGCAGCGCGGGCGGAGGGCGTACGCATATTCGGGCCGGCCCCGCAGGGCGTCTGGCTCAACGCGATGGGAATCAAGATGCGCGCCGCCGCGCTCGCCAAGGCGGCGCCGGAGCGCTCGGCCGAGATTGCCGCCGCCCGCGAGCGGCTGACCGCGCCCGACCAGATGGGCCGCCTGTTCAAGGCGATGGCGCTGGTCGCCCCGGGCTGGCCGCAGCCGGCGGGCTTCTGA
- a CDS encoding GNAT family N-acetyltransferase, giving the protein MIAYRSASPGDAAAIDAVFRDTFTGTFGHLYDPEDLAAFLAGFTEEGWRREIADPGFAFRLAEDDGALAGYAKVAPLALPAETGRPAAELRQLYVLPPWHGGGIARELMDWVLAEARGRGAEELYLSVFIDNHRARSFYARYGFEEIGRYDFMVGRQADHDILMRARL; this is encoded by the coding sequence ATGATCGCCTATCGCTCCGCTTCGCCCGGCGACGCCGCCGCAATCGATGCGGTGTTCCGCGACACCTTCACCGGGACCTTCGGCCATCTCTACGATCCCGAAGACCTCGCCGCCTTCCTCGCCGGCTTCACCGAGGAAGGCTGGCGCCGCGAGATCGCCGATCCCGGCTTCGCGTTCCGCCTGGCCGAGGACGATGGGGCGCTCGCCGGCTATGCCAAGGTGGCTCCGCTGGCGCTGCCGGCGGAGACCGGCCGCCCGGCGGCGGAGCTTCGCCAGCTCTACGTGTTGCCGCCGTGGCACGGCGGGGGGATCGCCCGCGAGCTCATGGATTGGGTGCTCGCCGAGGCGCGCGGGCGCGGCGCCGAGGAGCTCTACCTCTCGGTGTTCATCGACAACCACCGCGCGCGGAGCTTCTATGCCCGCTACGGCTTCGAGGAGATCGGCCGCTATGACTTCATGGTCGGGCGCCAGGCCGACCATGACATCCTGATGCGCGCACGCCTGTGA
- the pgeF gene encoding peptidoglycan editing factor PgeF — MKVEVSRAASLGDIPHGFLGRRGGVSTGVCEGLNVGLGSDDSREAINENRRLAVEAAAPGARLVTLHQVHSAEAVYAEAPWPDDARPQADAIVTDRPGLALGILTADCAPVLLADREAGVIGAAHSGWKGAFAGVIEATVALMEARGARRERIAAAVGPAIARKSYEVDEAFLRRFAEADPETERFFSPGRDGHHQFDLEAYVLSRLAQARVTRAEALGLDTYADADRFFSFRRATHRGEADYGRQLSLIALPR; from the coding sequence GTGAAGGTCGAGGTCAGCCGCGCCGCTTCGCTCGGCGATATCCCGCACGGCTTCCTCGGCCGCCGCGGGGGAGTCTCGACGGGGGTCTGCGAAGGGCTCAACGTCGGCCTCGGCTCGGACGATAGCCGTGAGGCAATCAACGAGAATCGGCGCCTTGCCGTCGAGGCCGCAGCGCCGGGCGCGCGGCTGGTAACCCTTCACCAGGTCCATTCGGCCGAAGCCGTCTACGCCGAAGCGCCTTGGCCCGACGACGCGCGGCCGCAAGCGGACGCGATCGTCACCGACCGGCCGGGCCTCGCGCTCGGAATCCTCACCGCCGACTGCGCGCCGGTGCTTCTGGCCGACCGCGAGGCCGGCGTGATCGGCGCGGCCCATTCGGGCTGGAAGGGGGCTTTCGCCGGCGTGATCGAAGCCACCGTCGCGCTGATGGAAGCGCGCGGCGCCCGGCGCGAGCGCATCGCCGCGGCGGTCGGCCCGGCCATCGCCCGCAAGTCCTACGAGGTCGACGAAGCCTTCCTCCGCCGCTTCGCCGAGGCCGACCCGGAGACCGAGCGCTTCTTCTCGCCGGGCCGCGACGGCCATCACCAGTTCGACCTCGAAGCCTATGTGCTGTCGCGCCTGGCGCAGGCCCGCGTGACCCGCGCCGAGGCGCTTGGGCTCGATACCTATGCCGATGCCGACCGCTTCTTCAGCTTCCGCCGCGCCACCCACCGCGGTGAAGCGGACTATGGCCGTCAGCTTTCCTTGATCGCCTTGCCACGCTAA
- a CDS encoding cystathionine gamma-synthase family protein translates to MEDESDLTGATPRRRPKSAVLEIGGRKLRPSTLMMGHGFDPALSEGSLKPPIFLTSTFVFDSAAAGKRFFEGVTGKRPGGAEGLIYSRFNGPNQEILEDRLGLWEDAEDALSFSSGMSAIATLLLAFVQPGDVVVHSGPLYAATETLIGRILGRFGITWLDFPAGATEDEIAAVIDQAKAKGRVPLIYLESPANPTNALVDVEAVARVRDSLFAQGERPPIAIDNTFLGPLWAQPLRHGADLSVYSLTKYAGGHSDLVAGGITGSRELINTIRMLRNTIGTITDPNTAWMLLRSLETLELRMTRAGENAAKVCAFLRDHPKVESVGYLGFLEDGGDARQADIYRRHCTGAGSTFSLYLKGGERESFAFLDALKIAHLAVSLGGTETLASCPAAMTHLSVPPERKQALGITDNLVRVSIGVEDPDDLIADFDQALGAV, encoded by the coding sequence ATGGAAGACGAATCCGATCTCACCGGCGCGACCCCGCGCCGCAGGCCCAAGTCGGCCGTGCTCGAAATCGGCGGGCGCAAGCTCAGGCCGTCGACGCTGATGATGGGTCACGGCTTCGATCCGGCCCTTTCGGAAGGCTCGCTCAAGCCGCCGATCTTCCTCACCTCGACCTTCGTCTTCGACAGCGCGGCGGCCGGCAAGCGCTTCTTCGAAGGAGTCACCGGCAAGCGGCCGGGCGGCGCCGAGGGGCTGATCTATTCGCGTTTCAACGGCCCAAACCAGGAGATCCTCGAGGACCGGCTGGGCCTGTGGGAGGACGCCGAGGACGCGCTCAGCTTCTCCTCCGGCATGTCGGCGATCGCCACCTTGCTGCTCGCTTTCGTTCAGCCGGGCGACGTGGTCGTCCATTCGGGACCGCTCTACGCCGCGACCGAGACCCTGATCGGCCGAATCCTGGGCCGCTTCGGCATCACCTGGCTCGATTTTCCGGCGGGCGCGACCGAGGACGAGATCGCTGCGGTGATCGACCAGGCCAAGGCCAAGGGCCGCGTGCCGCTCATCTATCTCGAAAGCCCCGCCAACCCGACCAATGCGCTGGTCGACGTCGAGGCGGTGGCGCGAGTCCGCGATTCGCTGTTCGCGCAAGGGGAACGCCCGCCGATCGCGATCGACAACACCTTCCTCGGCCCGCTCTGGGCGCAGCCGCTCCGCCATGGCGCGGATCTCTCGGTCTACAGCCTGACCAAATATGCCGGCGGCCATTCGGATCTCGTCGCGGGCGGGATCACCGGCTCCAGGGAGCTGATCAACACGATCCGGATGCTGCGCAACACGATCGGCACGATCACCGATCCCAACACCGCCTGGATGCTTCTTCGAAGCCTCGAAACGCTGGAGCTGCGCATGACCCGCGCAGGAGAGAACGCGGCGAAGGTCTGCGCCTTCCTTCGCGATCACCCAAAGGTCGAGAGCGTCGGCTATCTCGGCTTCCTCGAAGATGGCGGCGACGCGCGGCAGGCGGATATCTACCGCCGGCACTGCACCGGCGCGGGCTCGACCTTCTCGCTCTATCTGAAAGGCGGCGAGCGGGAGAGCTTCGCCTTTCTCGACGCGCTCAAGATCGCCCATCTCGCGGTCAGCCTCGGCGGCACCGAGACGCTGGCGAGCTGCCCGGCGGCGATGACCCACCTCTCGGTCCCGCCCGAGCGCAAGCAGGCGCTGGGAATCACCGACAATCTGGTGCGGGTGTCGATCGGGGTGGAGGATCCTGACGACCTGATCGCCGATTTCGATCAGGCGCTGGGGGCGGTTTAG
- a CDS encoding HAD-IB family hydrolase has protein sequence MTTALAIYDMDKTVTRRPTYGAFMAFAVSRLAPWRALLAPAVAGTSLAYLARLIDRGRLKELNFRLLIGRVAPERLERVVEAFADRQLETNIMPGARARIAEDKAAGRRLVLATASYRLYAAAIARRLGFDDVIATDVEYDVHGRTVARIDGVNCYGLGKLDMIEAWLQQQGLEREALHIRFYSDHVSDAPVHHWSDEAFATNAHARLIKLAKDEGWEVLDWRDRRRA, from the coding sequence ATGACCACCGCGCTCGCCATTTACGACATGGACAAGACGGTCACCCGCCGGCCGACCTACGGCGCGTTCATGGCCTTCGCCGTTTCCCGCCTCGCGCCCTGGCGCGCGCTGCTCGCGCCGGCCGTGGCGGGGACGAGCCTCGCCTATCTCGCGCGGCTGATCGACCGCGGCCGGCTCAAGGAGCTCAACTTCCGGCTGCTGATCGGCCGCGTCGCTCCGGAGCGGCTCGAGCGGGTCGTCGAGGCCTTCGCCGACCGGCAGCTCGAGACCAACATCATGCCCGGCGCTCGGGCGCGTATCGCCGAGGATAAGGCGGCGGGGCGCCGGCTGGTGCTGGCGACGGCTTCATACCGTCTCTATGCTGCGGCGATCGCCCGGCGGCTCGGTTTCGACGACGTCATCGCCACCGATGTGGAATATGACGTCCACGGCCGCACCGTGGCGCGGATCGACGGCGTAAATTGCTACGGGCTCGGCAAGCTCGACATGATCGAGGCCTGGCTCCAGCAGCAGGGGCTGGAGCGCGAGGCGCTCCACATCCGCTTCTATTCCGATCACGTGTCGGACGCGCCGGTCCACCACTGGTCGGACGAGGCCTTCGCCACCAACGCCCACGCGCGGCTCATCAAGCTCGCGAAGGACGAAGGGTGGGAAGTGCTCGACTGGCGGGACCGCCGACGGGCGTGA
- a CDS encoding MlaE family lipid ABC transporter permease subunit, whose amino-acid sequence MSVTTDLSSNLEDGRCVLRLSGSLTLLRVRKLSEQLDEIEAEQLTVDLSDVERMDTVGAWLVHKLERDRGATIVGATEDQQLLIDHVARADMPVKVKRDYESTPSRMLAEVGESTQMAGRTLFGLLGFFGSLVLTIGNIIRHPRRFRFNAVTQQFEQVGVRALAIIGLMSFLVGIVIAQQGAVQLRQFGAEIYTINLIGRSALKELGVLMTAIMVAGRSGSAFAAQIGSMKLSEEIDAMRTIGVSPMEALIFPRVLATVLLMPLLGFYAAILAIIGGGIFCWISLGIPPITFVQRIQEVVPMTDLWQTMVKAPVFGMIIAMAGCYQGLQVEGNAEEVGKRTTSAVVQGIFLVIVLDAFFAVFFTEIGWL is encoded by the coding sequence ATGAGCGTAACGACCGACCTCAGCTCCAATCTCGAGGACGGCCGCTGCGTGCTTCGCCTGAGCGGCTCGCTCACCTTGCTCCGCGTGCGCAAGCTCTCCGAACAGCTCGACGAGATAGAGGCCGAGCAGCTGACGGTCGACCTCAGCGACGTCGAGCGGATGGATACGGTCGGCGCCTGGCTGGTGCACAAGCTCGAGCGGGACCGCGGCGCGACAATCGTCGGCGCGACCGAGGACCAGCAGCTGCTGATCGACCATGTCGCCCGCGCGGACATGCCGGTGAAGGTCAAGCGCGACTACGAATCGACGCCGAGCCGGATGCTCGCCGAAGTGGGCGAGTCGACGCAGATGGCGGGACGGACCCTGTTCGGCCTGCTCGGCTTCTTCGGATCGCTCGTGCTCACCATCGGCAACATCATCCGCCACCCGCGCCGCTTCCGCTTCAACGCCGTCACGCAACAATTCGAGCAGGTCGGGGTGCGCGCGCTGGCGATCATCGGCCTGATGAGCTTCCTCGTCGGCATCGTCATCGCCCAGCAAGGCGCGGTCCAGCTTCGCCAGTTCGGCGCCGAAATCTACACGATCAACCTGATCGGCCGATCGGCCCTGAAGGAGCTTGGCGTGTTGATGACCGCGATCATGGTCGCGGGCCGGTCCGGATCGGCCTTCGCCGCGCAGATCGGATCGATGAAGCTCAGCGAAGAGATCGATGCGATGCGCACGATCGGAGTCTCGCCGATGGAGGCGTTGATCTTCCCCCGCGTGCTGGCGACCGTTCTGCTGATGCCGCTGCTGGGCTTCTATGCCGCGATCCTGGCGATTATCGGCGGCGGCATCTTCTGCTGGATCAGCCTGGGAATCCCGCCGATCACCTTCGTCCAGAGAATCCAGGAGGTCGTGCCGATGACCGACCTGTGGCAGACGATGGTCAAGGCGCCGGTGTTCGGAATGATCATCGCCATGGCCGGCTGCTATCAGGGTCTGCAGGTCGAGGGAAATGCCGAGGAAGTCGGCAAGCGCACGACCAGCGCCGTCGTCCAGGGCATCTTCCTCGTGATCGTCCTCGACGCCTTCTTCGCCGTCTTTTTCACCGAGATCGGGTGGCTCTAG
- a CDS encoding ABC transporter ATP-binding protein — MARSDEPVIEVKGLSNSFGEQVIHEDLCLNVRRGEIMGVVGGSGTGKSVLMRSIIGLQTPQAGEVEVFGEPMVGRDEEEAKHVRRRWGVLFQGGALFSTLTVAENIQVPIKEFYPGLDQDLLDEISAYKTAMSGLPGEAGAKYPSELSGGMKKRAGIARALALDPELLFLDEPTAGLDPIGAAAFDQLILELRDALGLTVFLITHDLDTLYAICDRIAVLADRKVVAVGTIPELLALDHEWIQDYFRGPRGRAAALHNDVEGAKG; from the coding sequence ATGGCGCGAAGCGACGAACCGGTGATCGAGGTCAAGGGCCTCAGCAACAGCTTCGGCGAGCAGGTCATCCACGAAGACCTCTGCCTCAACGTGCGCCGCGGCGAGATCATGGGCGTGGTCGGAGGCTCGGGCACCGGCAAGTCGGTGCTGATGCGCTCGATCATCGGGCTGCAGACGCCACAGGCGGGCGAGGTCGAGGTGTTCGGCGAGCCGATGGTCGGCCGCGACGAGGAGGAGGCCAAGCACGTCCGCCGCCGCTGGGGCGTGCTGTTCCAGGGCGGAGCGCTCTTCTCGACGCTGACCGTCGCCGAGAACATCCAGGTGCCGATCAAGGAATTCTATCCCGGCCTCGACCAGGATCTGCTCGACGAAATCTCCGCCTACAAGACGGCGATGAGCGGGCTGCCCGGCGAAGCGGGAGCCAAATATCCCTCGGAGCTTTCGGGCGGCATGAAGAAGCGCGCCGGCATCGCCCGCGCGCTCGCGCTCGACCCGGAGCTGTTGTTTCTCGACGAGCCGACCGCCGGCCTCGATCCGATCGGCGCGGCTGCGTTCGATCAGCTGATCCTCGAGCTTCGCGACGCGCTCGGCCTCACCGTCTTTCTGATCACCCACGATCTGGACACCCTCTACGCGATCTGCGACCGCATCGCGGTGCTCGCGGACCGGAAGGTCGTCGCGGTGGGAACGATACCGGAGCTGCTGGCCTTGGATCACGAATGGATTCAGGATTATTTCAGGGGACCGCGCGGACGTGCCGCCGCGCTGCACAATGACGTCGAAGGGGCGAAAGGCTGA
- a CDS encoding MCE family protein, with product METRSNQILVGSITLGLLAALVIFIVWLSQLSNGGEKVYDVFFQQSVEGLAEGSQVTFSGVPVGQIQSINLEPQSPNFIRVRIKVKDRTPVLEGSTATIRGVGFTGVSQIQIDPPENPAPGQPRRRHREIQCPEANPQAECPYGVPVIPTKPGALGQLLNTAPELLERVSTLTERLTELLSDRNQESIAGILDNLEQVSHSLAERSPEIAATIAEARIAIRQAGNAADRIGELAASTNTLVDRDGRPLIADLRRTLRAADESIGELQGAVHDARPGIQAFSNQTLPEVGQLIRDLRATSESLREITDRMNQRGVGGIIGGQQLPDYHGGRRN from the coding sequence ATGGAGACTCGATCGAACCAGATCCTGGTCGGCAGCATCACTTTGGGCCTGCTCGCCGCCCTGGTCATCTTCATCGTCTGGCTCAGCCAGCTCTCGAACGGCGGAGAGAAGGTCTACGACGTCTTCTTCCAGCAGTCGGTGGAGGGCCTCGCCGAGGGCTCCCAGGTCACCTTCTCGGGCGTCCCCGTCGGCCAGATCCAGTCGATCAACCTGGAGCCGCAAAGCCCGAACTTCATCCGCGTCAGGATCAAGGTCAAGGACCGGACTCCGGTGCTCGAAGGCTCGACCGCGACCATCCGCGGCGTGGGCTTCACTGGCGTTTCGCAGATCCAGATCGATCCGCCGGAAAATCCCGCGCCGGGCCAGCCGCGCCGCCGGCACCGCGAGATCCAGTGCCCCGAGGCCAATCCGCAGGCCGAATGTCCCTATGGCGTGCCGGTGATTCCGACCAAGCCGGGCGCTCTCGGCCAGCTGCTCAACACCGCGCCGGAGCTGCTCGAGCGCGTCTCGACCCTGACCGAGCGGCTGACCGAGCTTCTCTCCGACCGCAACCAGGAATCGATCGCCGGAATCCTCGACAATCTCGAGCAGGTGAGCCACTCGCTCGCCGAGCGCAGCCCGGAGATCGCCGCGACCATCGCCGAGGCGCGGATCGCCATCCGCCAGGCGGGCAACGCCGCCGACCGGATCGGCGAGCTCGCTGCCTCGACCAACACGCTCGTCGATCGCGACGGCCGCCCGCTGATCGCGGACCTCAGGCGAACACTGCGCGCCGCGGACGAGAGCATCGGGGAGCTGCAGGGCGCGGTTCACGACGCGAGGCCCGGGATCCAGGCCTTCTCCAACCAGACACTGCCCGAGGTCGGGCAGCTCATCCGCGATCTTCGAGCGACGTCCGAATCGCTGCGCGAGATCACCGACCGGATGAATCAGCGCGGAGTCGGTGGAATCATCGGCGGGCAGCAGCTGCCCGATTATCACGGCGGAAGAAGGAACTGA
- a CDS encoding ABC transporter, with the protein MRARLIAAAFATLALSACFGGGAPEALLTLTPSETRPVAQPRSAAPGEAVTVVVPTVPQALRTTRVPVYVSETRVQYLKDAVWVENPGPLFGRLLGETISARTGRVVLDPSQYSHDPGTRITGQLQRFGLDPNAMEVVVVYDAAMQRAAGGVTTNRFEARVAVAADTPAAVAPALNQAANQVADQVAAWIGG; encoded by the coding sequence ATGCGCGCAAGGCTCATCGCCGCCGCTTTTGCGACCCTCGCTTTGTCCGCCTGCTTCGGCGGCGGGGCTCCCGAGGCGCTGCTGACCCTGACGCCGTCGGAGACCCGCCCGGTCGCCCAACCGCGAAGCGCCGCTCCCGGAGAGGCGGTGACCGTCGTGGTGCCGACCGTGCCCCAGGCGCTGCGCACGACCCGGGTGCCAGTCTATGTCAGCGAGACCCGGGTCCAGTATCTCAAGGACGCGGTGTGGGTGGAGAACCCCGGGCCGTTGTTCGGCCGCCTGCTCGGGGAAACGATTTCCGCCAGGACCGGACGAGTCGTGCTCGATCCCAGCCAGTACAGCCACGATCCGGGTACCCGGATCACCGGCCAGCTTCAGCGCTTCGGGCTCGATCCGAATGCGATGGAGGTGGTCGTCGTCTACGACGCCGCGATGCAGCGCGCGGCCGGCGGCGTGACGACCAACAGGTTCGAGGCCCGTGTCGCCGTGGCCGCGGACACGCCGGCGGCGGTGGCCCCGGCGCTCAACCAGGCGGCAAACCAGGTCGCCGACCAAGTGGCCGCGTGGATCGGCGGCTGA